The sequence ggttaaatctcttggcacaaattctcatctcgtgggatgcgagttcttgatattttttagtttgtaatttaaaaacggaatgagaatctgaaaatctagcaacatcacattaaagtttgataaactctgaaaagaatgataccaaacatatacagggtggtccagatctaattatgcagattcagatcgtctggatgactttgatttatgtggagacgattccagttcggcgcgaagacgattcttcatgtcatcagtttgcacacttctcgatttttcgggtgattttctatgtaaaacttaataagttaatagcgtaataaaaattgcataattagatctggaccaccctatatacagtatgtaggttttaaaataagcccgataaaaaaacgtgacataaaatcgttgcactttttaggattttttcataatctttaaaatgaagacaCATGGACTTTTTTTGTAGGACGAGTCCTGCTACTGCTGGAATGCGTTTCTGGTGGCTGCATATGACAATTTTTGGAACGGTTTGGAAATCTCGTAGAAAAACAGCTACAATTACACAAAGCCAAGACTGATCCCGACAGTGTTAGTGCGATTTGGTAGAGGAGGCCATCTCACTCGTGCACCCTGTACCCCCGAcccgtcacacacacacacacacacacacccctcttTGAGACTACAAGGGCAGACCGCCACCAGGATTGGCACTCACTTGCTAGAAGTGGCGAGACGCTAGCCCTAACGTCTACACACTCAAAACTAACAATATGGAGCTGTGGAAATCGAAGGTGGGCGTCTCAATTCGTGTGGGCCACAAGCCCAACAAAGCTTTTAAGGACCCCCAGGCCCATTTTTATAACACTCATCACTGAGGACAGTCGGCTCAAAGTTGTGACCTAAATACCAAACCATAATCAAGTAGGCCTTCACAAGGATACCTACCAAAGTCGCTGCTGCAGATGGCCATCAGCAATTCAGTGTTGTTACAAGGCCGGCAGACTTCTGcagaggaaaaaagagaagaacagAACAGCATGAGTGGCATGACTGGAAAAGAGCAGGGCACAATGGCACCTGATGTGAAGATCCCCGCTCAGCACCACGTGCACTTCATAAGGATCATCTGTGAGCTGCTGCAAGTCACTATGGCTTATAAAGATGGTTCATAAAACTGTCCTGTCATGATGTCACCTGGCCAGTTACCTAACACTACACGACGTGTCCTGTATCTTGTTTTCAGTCCTTGATGGAGCTATTTGTTATTCGTATAATGGCAAATGACTTCCCAGTCACAGAATGATCCGGTCCCGGTCCTCACAGGTCACAAAGCTGTCTGGTCCAAGAAGGTCAACAGGCTTTCCCAGACCAGTCCTCAGTCACATGAGTTGTCCATCCCCTGAGGGCCCTAAtggttaattgatttttaaatatttaaaggttgagtACACCAACAGTCACCAAGAAATGTCCACTAGTGAACTGTCAGAGACATGGTCATGACGCTAAATGTGACTGGTGGATAAAGCGACCACTGACTTTCTGAAGAGACAAACTGCAGGGCCTCCTTGCTGTTCACCATCTGACTTCCTTCTCCATCGAACCCTGACAATGGCATCCGAGAAAGGCACGGATCACTGAGGAGTGGCTCACTCCGCGGCTTTCGACAATTCCCCTTTTTTATTCTCTTGGATGGTCGCCGCCAGGGACatgtggtcaggggaggcaggagCCTCACCTGTCATTATGAAAAGTATAAATGCTAATAATgatagcataaaataaaaatgtgtccactggtctgtgctataaatttgttttctgtatgtatatgtatatgtatatatatatatatgtatgtatgtatgtatgtatgtatgtatgtatgtatgtatgtatatatatatatatatatatatatatatatatatatatatatatatatatatatatatatatatatatatatatatacatatatatatatatatatatatatatatatatatatatacatatatatatatatatatatatatatatatatatatatatatatatatatatacatatacatatatatatatatatatatatatatatacatacatacatacatatatatatatatatatatatatacatacatacatacatacatatatatatatatatatatacacatacatacatatatatatatatatatatatgacagcaacactcatgacaatgacaatgtcaatcatgttacgttattattaaaatgtttccttttctttttcattacttctttaacacactacttctccgctgcgaagcgcgggtattttgctaatagtCAATAAgatactctttggggttcatatatttgtaaatctgactctgaaggagtccgtgcctcaccagccatgaacctcaccacacgtcACTGCTCGCTGCGTCGTTCAGAACTCGCACTTGACTCCCACCAGGAAGCCATGCGCTTCTCATCGGGGCAGAGGAGGCTCAACATGGCGGTGTTCAAGCGCTGGCTGATAATGAATTTTCACGAAGGATTTAGAGCCGCCTGAAACACCTGACTAGAGGACGACAGGAAGAATTTACGGATGAAGATCTGATTGGCCAAAGTGAAAGACACATAAAAGTGCACAACCTGCACCAAAATCCTCCTTTACCGCACTTCACAGATTCAGGTGCGCCAAATTAATTTCTGAGGCTGGAATGCCTGGGCCACAAACCTTACCTCGAGATATGGGATTTAGTGAAAAACGCCGTTttgataaatataaatgaaagggTCGGCAACATTAAACTTACAGTTGTTCatgtggaaaaagacatgcaggttattcttgtagtctacttgctattaacaataataataagaatattaagAAGATAAATAAGTAgacaaatattacaaataaacatccatccatctattatccaatccgctatatcctaacacagggtcacgggggtctgctggagccaatcccagccaacacagggcgcaaggcaggaacaaaccccgggcagggtgccagcccaccacagggcacacacacaggacaattttggattgccaatgcccctaaacctgcatgtctttggactgtgggaggaaacccacgcagacacagggagaaagaacatgcaaactccacgcagggaggacccaggaagcgaacccgggtctcctaactgtgaggcagcagccctacccactgcggcaccgtgctgccctacaaataaacaatacaataataaataaaaaatagtaataaactcAGTTTTTCACATACTcataactgtaaacctacttttgcccacccctgtatatctgtctatctattatatagtgcctttcacatctatctatctatctatctcctgtATTCAATTTCCTGGAGTTTGAGTGACATCTTGCTTTGTGTTGAGGTTCCCGAGTTTTAGATTTTGTGTTGTGACTTATCTGCCTCTCCTTTGTGCCTCgttttgttctttgtattttgctctttttgcTAATCTTTCACTTAAGATTCTCTGTTTGCACTTTTACTACAAGCTGAGGGTTTGTGGTTATCTTTGTGTTTGTTGGGCTTCTGttgtatttttgtgatgtttgcagttgttttgccagctttctattttttgggcctgcaccagctgaagccagcaggtagtATTAGGGGTCCTGGCTGGCTTCAGGTGAGCCTCTGCTGGGCAGAGCGGTTAAGATGCTGGCCAGCTCCCTTGCTTATTTTAGGCCGCTCCATTTCATGAGTGATGCTCACATCTTACCTTCCAGCATGGCGTCTTTGACGAGAGTAGGTGCTGGGGTGCCACTGCTCAGCAGCTCGTACTGGAAGCCCACTGTGCGCCGGCTGATGTCCTGCTGAGGGCTGGCTTGCAGAAACACTGCGGCCTGTTGCGGGCGTTCGACGCTGAAGCAGTACACTTGCCCCAGCCAGCTGGCCTCTTCATTAACCAGCAGCTCCAGCTTCCCGGCTCTCTCGATGTAGATGTTGGCACCCCTGGAGTTTCGATATGGCTTGATACAGACGGTGGCCGGCCGTGATGTGGACAGGTTCGGCTCTAGGGCAATTCGGATGGCTTGGGTGGGGTACATCCATTCCACGGAGCCTTCAGTGCACCTCAGGTGGACCTGCTCCACTGCGTGAGAATGGGGCTCCCGGATCAACCCGCTTGGGAACAGAAAGGAAAAGCAATCAACAGACATGGCATCATGAACACATCCAGGCATCAAGAAATCTATCAT comes from Polypterus senegalus isolate Bchr_013 chromosome 17, ASM1683550v1, whole genome shotgun sequence and encodes:
- the LOC120517950 gene encoding meteorin-like protein isoform X2, with translation MYPTQAIRIALEPNLSTSRPATVCIKPYRNSRGANIYIERAGKLELLVNEEASWLGQVYCFSVERPQQAAVFLQASPQQDISRRTVGFQYELLSSGTPAPTLVKDAMLEEVCRPCNNTELLMAICSSDFVARGFIRRVSHHIGQQLSEVSVAAEHLYRQKSGVFQQQAASGEWQGSLKTLLQCQVRKGNGLFLFTGMEHFGEAWLGCAPRYKDFVRVYQAARAKRKNLCEFPLD
- the LOC120517950 gene encoding meteorin-like protein isoform X1, which gives rise to MCHVRCVIAAAPVPMTVWVVALAFCAQLLWSHCAADHCNWRGSGLIREPHSHAVEQVHLRCTEGSVEWMYPTQAIRIALEPNLSTSRPATVCIKPYRNSRGANIYIERAGKLELLVNEEASWLGQVYCFSVERPQQAAVFLQASPQQDISRRTVGFQYELLSSGTPAPTLVKDAMLEEVCRPCNNTELLMAICSSDFVARGFIRRVSHHIGQQLSEVSVAAEHLYRQKSGVFQQQAASGEWQGSLKTLLQCQVRKGNGLFLFTGMEHFGEAWLGCAPRYKDFVRVYQAARAKRKNLCEFPLD